Proteins found in one Tamandua tetradactyla isolate mTamTet1 chromosome 1, mTamTet1.pri, whole genome shotgun sequence genomic segment:
- the PABPC1L gene encoding polyadenylate-binding protein 1-like isoform X2 yields the protein MNARGSGYPLASLYVGDLHADVTEAMLYEKFSPAGPILSIRVCRDVATRRSLGYAYINFQQPADAERALDTMNFEVIKGRPIRIMWSQRDPGLRKSGVGNIFIKNLEDSIDNKALYDTFSTFGNILSCKVVCDEHGSRGFGFVHFETHEAAQHAIGTMNGMLLNDRKVFVGHFKSRREREVELGARALEFTNIYVKNLHADVDEQGLQDLFSQFGKMLSVKVMRDDSGHSRGFGFVNFEKHEEAQKAVEDMSGKEVRGRLLYVGRAQKRGERQSELKHRFEQMKQDRLSRYQGVNLYVKNLDDSIDDEKLRKEFSPYGVITSAKVMTEGGHSKGFGFVCFSSPEEATKAVTEMNGRIVGTKPLYVALAQRKEERKAILTNQYVQRLSTVRALGGPLLGSFQQPASYFLPTMPQAPARAAYYGAGPVTPMQPAPRWTAQPPRPPATYPPPGAMVRPPATPRRSLAHGNSVRQASTQVPHSVPHSQRVANIGTQTTGPSGAGCTAPSRPLLPYKYASAVHSTHRVLEPAVHILGQEPLTASMLAAAPPHEQKQMIGERLYPLISGVHAQLAGKITGMLLEIDNSELLLMLESPESLQAKIEEAVAVLQAHQVTEQPRAYLP from the exons ATGAACGCCCGGGGCTCGGGGTACCCGCTGGCCTCGCTCTACGTGGGCGACCTGCACGCCGACGTGACGGAGGCCATGCTCTACGAGAAGTTCTCGCCCGCCGGCCCCATCCTGTCCATCCGCGTGTGCCGCGACGTGGCCACGCGCCGCTCGCTGGGCTACGCCTACATCAACTTCCAGCAGCCGGCCGACG CGGAGCGTGCACTGGACACAATGAACTTCGAGGTGATCAAAGGCCGGCCCATCCGTATCATGTGGTCCCAGCGAGACCCAGGACTTCGTAAGTCAGGTGTGGGCAACATCTTCATCAAGAACCTGGAGGATTCCATTGACAACAAGGCCTTATATGATACCTTCTCTACCTTTGGAAACATCCTCTCTTGCAAG GTGGTGTGTGACGAGCACGGCTCCCGGGGCTTTGGCTTTGTCCACTTTGAGACCCACGAGGCCGCCCAGCATGCTATCGGCACCATGAACGGGATGCTGCTGAACGACCGCAAAGT CTTTGTTGGCCACTTCAAGTCCCGACGGGAGCGGGAAGTGGAGCTGGGGGCGCGGGCCTTGGAGTTCACCAACATCTACGTGAAGAACCTCCACGCGGACGTGGATGAGCAGGGCCTGCAGGACCTCTTCTCCCAGTTCG GGAAGATGCTGAGTGTGAAGGTGATGAGAGATGACAGCGGTCACTCCCGGGGCTTTGGCTTTGTCAACTTTGAGAAGCATGAGGAAGCCCAGAAG GCCGTGGAGGACATGAGCGGGAAGGAGGTGCGCGGGCGGCTGCTGTACGTGGGCCGGGCACAGAAGCGGGGCGAGCGGCAGAGCGAGCTGAAACACCGGTTCGAGCAGATGAAGCAGGACCGGCTGAGCCGCTACCAG GGCGTGAACCTGTATGTGAAGAACCTGGATGATTCCATTGATGATGAGAAGCTGAGGAAAGAGTTCTCTCCTTACGGCGTGATCACCAGCGCGAAG GTGATGACAGAGGGTGGCCACAGCAAGGGGTTTGGCTTTGTGTGTTTTTCCTCTCCAGAAGAGGCGACCAAGGCTGTGACGGAGATGAACGGGCGCATCGTCGGCACCAAGCCGCTGTACGTGGCGCTGGCCCAGCGCAAGGAGGAGCGGAAGGCCATCCTGACCAACCAGTACGTGCAGCGCCTCTCCACCGTGCGGGCGCTCGGCGGGCCCCTCCTGGGCTCCTTCCAGCAGCCCGCCAGCTACTTCCTGCCGACCATGCCCCAG GCCCCCGCCCGGGCTGCGTACTACGGTGCTGGCCCCGTGACGCCCATGCAGCCGGCCCCCAGGTGGACGGCCCAGCCACCTCGGCCTCCCG CTACCTACCCGCCACCTGGCGCAATGGTCCGGCCCCCAGCCACGCCCCGGCGCTCCCTGGCCCACGGCAACAGTGTCAGGCAGGCCTCCACCCAGGTGCCACACTCCGTGCCCCACAGTCAAAGAGTGG CCAACATCGGTACGCAGACCACGGGACCCAGTGGGGCAGGATGCACTGCACCGAGCCGGCCCCTCCTGCCGTACAAATACGCCTCGGCAGTTCACAGCACCCACCGG GTCTTGGAGCCTGCCGTGCACATCCTTGGACAAGAGCCCCTGACCGCATCCATGCTGGCTGCAGCGCCGCCGCATGAACAAAAGCAGATGATCG GTGAGCGGCTCTACCCCCTTATCTCTGGTGTCCATGCCCAGCTGGCTGGCAAGATCACTGGCATGCTGCTTGAAATTGACAATTCGGAGCTACTGCTCATGCTGGAATCTCCAGAGTCCCTCCAGGCCAAG ATAGAAGAGGCGGTGGCAGTGCTGCAGGCACACCAGGTCACGGAGCAGCCGCGGGCGTACCTGCCCTGA
- the PABPC1L gene encoding polyadenylate-binding protein 1-like isoform X1: MNARGSGYPLASLYVGDLHADVTEAMLYEKFSPAGPILSIRVCRDVATRRSLGYAYINFQQPADAERALDTMNFEVIKGRPIRIMWSQRDPGLRKSGVGNIFIKNLEDSIDNKALYDTFSTFGNILSCKVVCDEHGSRGFGFVHFETHEAAQHAIGTMNGMLLNDRKVFVGHFKSRREREVELGARALEFTNIYVKNLHADVDEQGLQDLFSQFGKMLSVKVMRDDSGHSRGFGFVNFEKHEEAQKAVEDMSGKEVRGRLLYVGRAQKRGERQSELKHRFEQMKQDRLSRYQGVNLYVKNLDDSIDDEKLRKEFSPYGVITSAKKRRPRL; encoded by the exons ATGAACGCCCGGGGCTCGGGGTACCCGCTGGCCTCGCTCTACGTGGGCGACCTGCACGCCGACGTGACGGAGGCCATGCTCTACGAGAAGTTCTCGCCCGCCGGCCCCATCCTGTCCATCCGCGTGTGCCGCGACGTGGCCACGCGCCGCTCGCTGGGCTACGCCTACATCAACTTCCAGCAGCCGGCCGACG CGGAGCGTGCACTGGACACAATGAACTTCGAGGTGATCAAAGGCCGGCCCATCCGTATCATGTGGTCCCAGCGAGACCCAGGACTTCGTAAGTCAGGTGTGGGCAACATCTTCATCAAGAACCTGGAGGATTCCATTGACAACAAGGCCTTATATGATACCTTCTCTACCTTTGGAAACATCCTCTCTTGCAAG GTGGTGTGTGACGAGCACGGCTCCCGGGGCTTTGGCTTTGTCCACTTTGAGACCCACGAGGCCGCCCAGCATGCTATCGGCACCATGAACGGGATGCTGCTGAACGACCGCAAAGT CTTTGTTGGCCACTTCAAGTCCCGACGGGAGCGGGAAGTGGAGCTGGGGGCGCGGGCCTTGGAGTTCACCAACATCTACGTGAAGAACCTCCACGCGGACGTGGATGAGCAGGGCCTGCAGGACCTCTTCTCCCAGTTCG GGAAGATGCTGAGTGTGAAGGTGATGAGAGATGACAGCGGTCACTCCCGGGGCTTTGGCTTTGTCAACTTTGAGAAGCATGAGGAAGCCCAGAAG GCCGTGGAGGACATGAGCGGGAAGGAGGTGCGCGGGCGGCTGCTGTACGTGGGCCGGGCACAGAAGCGGGGCGAGCGGCAGAGCGAGCTGAAACACCGGTTCGAGCAGATGAAGCAGGACCGGCTGAGCCGCTACCAG GGCGTGAACCTGTATGTGAAGAACCTGGATGATTCCATTGATGATGAGAAGCTGAGGAAAGAGTTCTCTCCTTACGGCGTGATCACCAGCGCGAAG AAGAGGCGACCAAGGCTGTGA